DNA from Bacteroidales bacterium:
GAATCTTTTTGGCAACAGCCACCTCACCAATGTTCCTTTTGCCAGCGATGCACTCGCTACCGACAGGTATCTCAAAGCTGATAAACCCATGCCGGAAGCTACCACGCAAATGCTTGAAGGCTATAGCTATGGGCTGCAGAACATGACAGAAGCTTTTTATAAATATCTAAAAGAGAAATATTAAATGATGACTATTCACGACCTTGTGCTCAAAAGCCGCTCCTGCCGCCGGTTTAAAGAGCAGGAGCCCATAAGCCGGCAGCAACTTGTCGATTTGGTAGAGCTGGCACGGCTCTCACCGTCAGGAGCCAATTTGCAACCGCTCAAATACATGCTTTCGTATGAGTCCGATTCCAACCAAAAGATTTTCGATTGCGTGAAGTGGGCAGCTTATTTCAAAGAATGGAAAGGGCCGCAACCCGGCGAACGCCCTGCAGCATACATTATCATGCTGGCAGATAACAATTTACGCGCCGAATCATGCCACGACCAGGGAATTGCAGCACAAAGCATTATGCTTGGCGCCACCGAAATGCGGCTTGGCGGCTGCATGATTGCCAATATCAACCGAAGCCAGCTTCAGCAAGCTTTCAATATTCCGCAACACCTGCACATCGCTCTGGTGCTCGCCCTGGGTGTGCCTGCCGAAACCATTGTCATCGACGAGATTAAAGATAACAACATCCGCTATTGGCGCGACAGCGACGGGGTGCATCATGTTCCCAAAAGAAAAATTGAGGATCTTATTATTATTTAAAAAAAATAGGAAATTAATGGTTTTAACGGCAGAGGCGGAGAGGTGCAGAGATTAAAAAAGATTTTTCTTTTCCTCTGCGTCTCTCCGCCTTTGCGGTTTTTCTTTTATTACTAAGTCCTACTCCGTCTTCACGGCAAGCTCAACTACCTGAATGATTTCGATGAGGTTGTAGGTTGCGTCGTATTTTCCGAGGTAGGCAATCAGATTGCAGTGCTCTATGTTCCAGTCGGGGTTGACGGTGTAATTGTAACGTTTGGTATAAATTTCGCCGGAAACAAGTCCGGTACTCTCAGTAACATATTCCCCGTAAGTGCCGTTGATGGCGTCGCGCAGCACGTTGTGATGCACATAGTTCATCAGCGTGTCAGCACCAATTTGTGGCTTATTGTTGAGCTGCGGCGAAATAATGCTGTCTTCAACCAAATAAACAGCCAGCCTATACTCTCCGACAGTTTCGACGAGAAACTCTGTTTCGACTGCAATTGTTACGGTGCTGAGTTTGGGAAACCACGTGCTGACAAGCTTCAGGTTGGCAACGTTGGGTTTGGCCAGCTCGTCAGTAACCATCCCTTCCCAGTCTCCTTTAAGAATCGTATACATCCCCTGTTTTTTCACACGATCGATCATCGCAGAGGGATAAGCCCAAATTCCGAAATCAAGATTTAGCTTGTTGCCCACCGTACTTCTAAAATCAGTATTGAAGCATGTGTTGAGTTGAGGCTCTGCAAAGTTGCCGGAGTGCACGTTGTAGATGATCAGCCGGTGGTCGAGGGAAGCCGCCAGTTGGTGCACCATCAGCGAAGCTTCCGGGCAGTTTACACACCGGTGCCCGGTAAACTCTTCTAGCAGCACCTGACGCAGGGTGGTGCTTATCGAATCTTTAAAAAACAAAGTGTCGTCAGGGTTTTCAGGATAAATTTTGTGGTCGACAACTTTTATCGGCTCGTCGATTTTTTCGCACGACATCCAGCCAAACGAACCGATGGCGAAGGCGAGCACTATGGTGAAGAAAAATTTCCTTGTCATAATTAACAATGTTTTATTGTTTTAAAACGAACTGGTGATGGTGAGGGTAAGACCGGTAGAGGCCGGCACATAGCGGCATACGCCACCCACACAAAGCAATCCTTCGCGCTGGCGTCCGTAGCGCAGCGAAAAACGGTTGGATTTCTGGGTGTATCCAAAAGAGACATTATAATAATGTAGCTGTTTGTCGTTCACCGGATTTCCATAATTAAATTCATCCTGGATACTAAAAAACCAGGTCGGCGACACGTTGTATTCGAGCAACAGCGCCAGCCAGTCGCCATCGTCTTCTTTTGTAAAGAGGCCTTGCAACTCGGCGCGCAGCGAATTGCGACTGTCGAATTTGTAGGTAACATCCAGCACGCCAATGTTGGCATACACCATATTGCCGTCGTCGTAGATGTTGTCTTCGATCACATGCAGGTTATAAGTTTGATGAAAATAGGCAGCTTTGGCTTTTACTTTAGGGCTAAATTTCTTGTCGATGCTCAGGTTCAAATCCTGATAATAGGTAAGATCGCCCACCGAGAAGAAATTGCTTTCGTAGCCTTTGGTGCCAGTGATGCCGCCGGTAACGTCGGAGTATATCGAATCCTTCTCGATCGACTTGGTCAGCGCGTAGTTAAAGGTAAGTGTGGTACCATATTTTCCGCCGAGAGTCGATTTTTTAGGGATGGTGTAGATCACCTGTCCCTGCAATCCAAACTCGCCATTGGGCTGGGTTGCATAAGGATACATGGTGGCCATGCTGTATTGGTGCTCCTTGCTGATGGCCGGCAGGTAGTTGATGTCGAGCATGGCGGGGTTTCCCGATTCGCTGAGCTTGGATTTGTAGCTCATGTTATCAATCCATTTGGTGGCCAGGAAAATTCCAAGCCCTTTGGTGCTGTAGGAAAGCGTCGAATAGAGTGCAGAGCCTTTCCGGTAAATGTAGTCGTTGGTAGCATTCGGGTCGGCATCTTTG
Protein-coding regions in this window:
- a CDS encoding Omp28-related outer membrane protein, with the translated sequence MTRKFFFTIVLAFAIGSFGWMSCEKIDEPIKVVDHKIYPENPDDTLFFKDSISTTLRQVLLEEFTGHRCVNCPEASLMVHQLAASLDHRLIIYNVHSGNFAEPQLNTCFNTDFRSTVGNKLNLDFGIWAYPSAMIDRVKKQGMYTILKGDWEGMVTDELAKPNVANLKLVSTWFPKLSTVTIAVETEFLVETVGEYRLAVYLVEDSIISPQLNNKPQIGADTLMNYVHHNVLRDAINGTYGEYVTESTGLVSGEIYTKRYNYTVNPDWNIEHCNLIAYLGKYDATYNLIEIIQVVELAVKTE
- a CDS encoding nitroreductase family protein; translated protein: MMTIHDLVLKSRSCRRFKEQEPISRQQLVDLVELARLSPSGANLQPLKYMLSYESDSNQKIFDCVKWAAYFKEWKGPQPGERPAAYIIMLADNNLRAESCHDQGIAAQSIMLGATEMRLGGCMIANINRSQLQQAFNIPQHLHIALVLALGVPAETIVIDEIKDNNIRYWRDSDGVHHVPKRKIEDLIII
- a CDS encoding DUF6029 family protein; the encoded protein is MKNLHVSAMVALLMMTTLAARAQNFIQNGHVNGNVQIDAQYYSEDDKLGITDSLLNYRKFGLNAFSNVIYTNGDFSAGLRFEGYLNPMLGFDDRYEGVGVPYWFAKYKVGTLEMTAGHFYEQFGSGLLLRGWEEWTLGYDNNFYGFNAHFSPYKGVMLKGLVGTQRYFWEPYEAGNRGIVKGFDGDFYLNEMFDRMADAKTKISLGGSFVSKYEKTGNVFYTRNREFLRDSVQWIETTTYEMTIPHNVASWAARANIAHGGFNFYGEYARKDADPNATNDYIYRKGSALYSTLSYSTKGLGIFLATKWIDNMSYKSKLSESGNPAMLDINYLPAISKEHQYSMATMYPYATQPNGEFGLQGQVIYTIPKKSTLGGKYGTTLTFNYALTKSIEKDSIYSDVTGGITGTKGYESNFFSVGDLTYYQDLNLSIDKKFSPKVKAKAAYFHQTYNLHVIEDNIYDDGNMVYANIGVLDVTYKFDSRNSLRAELQGLFTKEDDGDWLALLLEYNVSPTWFFSIQDEFNYGNPVNDKQLHYYNVSFGYTQKSNRFSLRYGRQREGLLCVGGVCRYVPASTGLTLTITSSF